In Rhodanobacter denitrificans, a single window of DNA contains:
- a CDS encoding cytochrome c, with product MKWLRWLLPSVALLVVLALGWVLFGGRSQPTPPAASKVAAASLRDPALLAKGEYLATVGDCAGCHTAQGGVRYAGGRALATPFGNIPVPNITPDRETGLGDWSFEDFWQALHSGKGRHGELLYPAFSYTSYTKVSHDDALAIFAWLQSLAPVRQKNMTPALAFPYSVRNSLKAWRVLYFREGEFKPDPAQSAEWNRGAYLVQGLGHCNECHAARDTLGGTPQDVHLSGGQIPMQNWYAPDLSTGRNGGLEGWSAQDIVDLLKTGQSARGAAFGPMAAVVSGSTQHLSDADLRAIASYLQSLPSREQPAPPTTPFDARTLAEQGTKVYAKHCAACHGKRGEGVAGVYPPLDGNSSVTEPTGINATRMVLLGGFTPVTAANQRPYSMPPFAQQLSDAEVAAVVTYIRRTWTNQASIVRAEAVSTYRHTPID from the coding sequence ATGAAGTGGCTGCGCTGGCTGTTGCCGTCGGTGGCGCTGCTGGTCGTGCTGGCGCTGGGCTGGGTGCTGTTCGGCGGCCGCAGCCAGCCGACGCCGCCGGCCGCGAGCAAGGTCGCGGCGGCCAGCCTGCGCGATCCGGCGCTGCTCGCGAAGGGCGAGTATCTGGCTACGGTCGGCGACTGCGCCGGCTGCCATACCGCGCAGGGCGGCGTGCGCTACGCCGGCGGGCGGGCGCTGGCCACGCCGTTCGGCAACATTCCGGTGCCGAACATCACGCCCGACCGCGAAACCGGCCTGGGCGACTGGAGCTTCGAGGATTTCTGGCAGGCGCTGCACAGCGGTAAGGGCCGCCACGGCGAGCTGCTGTATCCGGCGTTCTCCTATACTTCGTACACCAAGGTCAGCCACGACGATGCGCTGGCGATCTTCGCCTGGCTGCAGTCGTTGGCGCCGGTGCGGCAGAAGAACATGACGCCGGCGCTGGCGTTCCCGTACAGCGTGCGCAACAGCCTGAAGGCCTGGCGCGTGCTGTACTTCCGCGAAGGCGAGTTCAAGCCCGACCCGGCGCAGTCGGCCGAGTGGAACCGCGGCGCCTACCTGGTGCAGGGGCTGGGCCACTGCAACGAATGCCATGCGGCGCGCGACACGCTTGGCGGCACGCCGCAGGACGTGCACCTCAGCGGTGGCCAGATCCCAATGCAGAACTGGTACGCGCCCGACCTCAGCACCGGCAGGAACGGCGGCCTGGAAGGCTGGAGCGCGCAGGACATCGTCGACCTGCTGAAGACTGGCCAGTCGGCCCGGGGCGCGGCATTCGGTCCGATGGCCGCGGTGGTGTCGGGCAGCACCCAGCACCTGAGCGACGCCGACCTGCGCGCGATCGCCAGCTACCTGCAGTCGTTGCCGTCGCGGGAACAGCCGGCGCCACCGACCACGCCGTTCGACGCCAGGACGCTGGCCGAGCAGGGTACGAAGGTTTATGCGAAGCACTGCGCTGCATGCCATGGCAAGCGCGGCGAAGGCGTCGCCGGCGTCTATCCGCCGCTGGACGGCAACTCCTCGGTGACCGAGCCGACCGGCATCAACGCGACCCGCATGGTGCTGCTCGGCGGCTTCACGCCGGTCACCGCGGCGAACCAGCGGCCGTACTCGATGCCGCCGTTCGCGCAGCAGCTGAGCGACGCCGAGGTGGCGGCTGTGGTCACCTACATCCGCCGCACGTGGACCAACCAGGCCTCGATCGTGCGCGCCGAAGCGGTCAGCACGTACCGGCACACGCCGATCGACTGA
- a CDS encoding ATP-binding protein: MTTPTPTPTPTLLAWSGGKDCLLALQRLLADPQWQVAGLLTTVNRNYQRVAMHGTPREVLQAQAAALGLPLLEVMLDWPGSNEAYEAAHAQALVEARMRWPGIRHCAFGDLFLEDVRDYRVRQLGRENWRAVFPLWGEDTAALARRFVGEGHRAVLCCVDTQQLDADFCGRPYDAALLDALPAGVDPCGERGEFHTLSYAGPLFRRPLKLRRGESVLRDGRFQFTDFLLDDSRPDGHAAAD, from the coding sequence ATGACGACCCCCACGCCTACGCCTACGCCCACCCTGCTGGCCTGGAGCGGCGGCAAGGACTGCCTGCTGGCCTTGCAGCGGCTGCTGGCCGATCCGCAATGGCAGGTGGCCGGCCTGCTCACCACGGTCAACCGCAACTACCAGCGCGTGGCCATGCACGGCACGCCGCGCGAGGTGCTGCAGGCACAGGCCGCCGCGCTCGGCCTGCCGTTGCTGGAGGTGATGCTGGACTGGCCCGGCAGCAACGAAGCCTACGAGGCGGCCCACGCGCAGGCGCTGGTCGAGGCGCGCATGCGCTGGCCGGGAATCCGCCACTGCGCGTTCGGCGACCTGTTCCTGGAGGACGTGCGCGACTACCGCGTGCGCCAGCTCGGCCGCGAGAACTGGCGCGCGGTGTTCCCGCTGTGGGGCGAAGACACCGCCGCGCTGGCGCGCCGCTTCGTCGGCGAAGGCCACCGTGCGGTGCTGTGCTGCGTGGATACCCAGCAGCTCGACGCGGACTTCTGCGGCCGCCCCTACGACGCCGCCCTGCTCGACGCGCTGCCGGCCGGCGTCGACCCCTGCGGCGAGCGCGGCGAGTTCCACACGCTGAGCTACGCCGGGCCGCTGTTCCGCCGGCCGCTCAAGCTGCGCCGCGGCGAATCGGTACTGCGCGACGGTCGCTTCCAGTTCACCGATTTCCTGCTGGACGACAGCCGGCCCGATGGCCATGCCGCGGCGGACTGA
- a CDS encoding c-type cytochrome, protein MTNARACPVRFRSVRSFGVAILLVTTLLSGAPARAADTDATPPVPDTLQQRIAACTACHGVHGEGTPGSGYFPRLAGKPAAYLARQMQDFQNGLRKYAPMEYTVRQLPPAYMREIADYFAAQQIPYARSPLPPVSAATLARGEELIGKGDPARRIPACSSCHGSQLTGVEPSTPGLVGLPYDYISAQLGSWRTHTRATVAPDCMAEVASRLGASDITAVAAALASRELPADTHPQPAGSVKPPLACGVLGAPGDPS, encoded by the coding sequence ATGACGAACGCCCGCGCCTGTCCAGTCCGTTTCCGCTCAGTCCGTTCCTTCGGTGTCGCGATCCTGCTGGTGACCACGCTGTTGTCTGGCGCTCCTGCCCGTGCCGCCGATACGGACGCTACGCCGCCGGTTCCCGACACCCTGCAGCAGCGTATCGCCGCCTGCACCGCCTGCCATGGCGTGCATGGCGAAGGCACGCCCGGCAGCGGCTACTTCCCGCGCCTGGCCGGCAAGCCGGCGGCGTATCTCGCGCGCCAGATGCAGGATTTCCAGAACGGCCTGCGCAAGTACGCGCCGATGGAATACACCGTGCGCCAGCTGCCGCCCGCGTACATGCGCGAGATCGCCGACTACTTCGCGGCGCAGCAGATCCCGTACGCCCGCTCGCCGCTGCCGCCGGTATCCGCCGCGACGCTTGCGCGCGGCGAGGAACTGATCGGCAAGGGCGATCCGGCCCGCAGGATTCCTGCCTGCAGCAGCTGCCACGGCAGCCAGCTGACCGGGGTGGAGCCGTCCACGCCGGGGCTGGTCGGCCTGCCGTACGACTACATCAGTGCGCAGCTGGGCTCGTGGCGCACGCACACCCGCGCCACGGTGGCGCCGGACTGCATGGCCGAGGTGGCGAGCCGGCTCGGCGCGTCGGACATCACTGCGGTGGCCGCCGCGCTGGCCAGCCGCGAGCTGCCGGCCGACACGCACCCGCAGCCGGCCGGTTCGGTGAAACCGCCGCTGGCCTGCGGCGTGCTGGGCGCGCCGGGAGACCCGTCATGA
- a CDS encoding YhdP family protein, giving the protein MNALWRRRLHRCARASGWVAGVALILLAVVAALAQLLLPLLARHPDWVAAQLSARLQRPVSFASMEGRWTGSGPVFVMHGVSVGAAAGESGAVLQLPESELKLDFGGWLLPSRHLLNLHVRGLQLDLLRDAGGWHVNGIGVAGGSARQPLSPGRLSADLWLEDLRVVVTDATLGKHYTLLSKQLRLSHQGSQIRFGGVLRRDGVSAALRTAGRFRDDGSAGQVWVEVAGGELKPLLDGIDLGGYSIDHGRGQLNAWLDWRNGQLSRSLIRFDLDTLAVTAPAGGKASVASLHGLAGVRHADDGYDLRWAGDDGSALALNLRQGSGNASVDVAARQLQLAPLLPWLALKPALSPALAQWLGSGHPRGVLDRLALHWSRAQGLRSVELAFSGLGIDPVGKLPGLSRLHGELRGDAEALSLELPAQATTLAFPHTFRQPFVLSRLAGTLAFWPQDGDWHIGVDALDFNGAGYAGQARGELMLPAQGGAPFMEMYAKLTQADVVAAKLFWPIDSMSPGTVAWLDRALVAGRLDQADVLLRGDLHDWPFRNNEGRFEARAVISDLTLDYGKGWPHAEGVSAVANFIDNGMLVEADGGHALGVKAERAVALIPDFHDALLDLNVQGSGSGASLMEFVRKSPIASREADTLAKLKLGGSGTFGFHLALPLKEGLGEPRLDGLAELKDADLSAPAWKLQLDKLNGPLSFDLHGMRAGPLDAGFRGQPSTLQLAIAGANSDPATVLSAQLHGNYRLAELVQDYPTLDWIGKLGDGRGAFDIGFTIARVPGRDALAQTLSVDSPLDGIALELPAPLHKPAAASLPLHLTMSLPIEGSELRLGLGDAMRGYLRLADAQRPLAGTLAFGSRVPAELPSRDLRIRGHAGRLDVTGWVQHVAAGSGSDGPGLESLEVSADQTEWFGRELGALKLHATPQADLLSVDVDGPAMLGNYSIPRQELDKRGITARLKRLYWPKDPGAEAASHPPKPDAGAALPAAATPAAPAPDPANTGINPAALPPFHVWVGDLRMGDAKLGEARLETWPTAEGLHIEQLRALSSRVQITGSGDWNGTASNSHTHMKINFAAEDLGAMLGALGFDGLVNGGKTRDQLDASWPGAPSGLSLATMDGTLSIRVDDGRIPEATSPGVGRLLGLVSLTELPRRLTLDFGDVFGKGLAFDSISGDFKLANGNAITDNLSIVGPAANISVNGRTGLRARDYDQQMVVVPHVGNSLPLVGAMVGGPVGAAAGFAVQGILGRGLNQAASARYRITGSWDEPVITLVEKRGSMPPPAAPLLNPAGSRPAAGGGATQLPALGLPAAAGSAVLPAAPSSVPPPASRL; this is encoded by the coding sequence GTGAACGCGCTGTGGCGGCGCCGGCTGCATCGTTGCGCGCGCGCGTCGGGCTGGGTCGCCGGGGTGGCGCTGATCCTGCTTGCCGTGGTCGCGGCGCTGGCCCAGCTGCTGCTGCCGCTGCTGGCGCGGCATCCGGACTGGGTGGCCGCGCAGCTCAGCGCGCGGCTGCAGCGGCCGGTCAGCTTCGCCTCGATGGAGGGGCGCTGGACTGGCTCCGGCCCGGTGTTCGTGATGCATGGGGTAAGCGTCGGCGCGGCCGCCGGCGAGAGCGGTGCCGTGCTGCAGCTGCCCGAATCGGAGCTGAAACTCGACTTCGGCGGCTGGCTGCTGCCGTCGCGGCACCTGCTCAACCTGCACGTGCGCGGCCTGCAGCTGGACCTGCTGCGCGACGCCGGCGGCTGGCACGTCAACGGCATCGGCGTGGCCGGCGGCAGCGCGCGGCAACCGTTGTCGCCGGGCCGGCTGTCGGCCGACCTGTGGCTGGAAGACCTGCGCGTGGTGGTCACCGATGCCACCCTGGGCAAGCACTACACGCTGTTGTCGAAGCAGCTGCGGCTGAGCCACCAGGGCAGCCAGATCCGCTTCGGCGGTGTGCTGCGGCGCGACGGGGTAAGCGCCGCGCTGCGCACGGCCGGGCGCTTCCGCGACGACGGCAGCGCGGGCCAAGTGTGGGTCGAGGTGGCGGGCGGCGAGCTGAAGCCGCTGCTGGACGGCATCGACTTGGGCGGCTACTCCATCGACCACGGCCGCGGCCAGCTGAATGCCTGGCTCGACTGGCGCAACGGCCAGCTGAGCCGCAGCCTGATCCGTTTCGACCTGGACACGCTGGCGGTGACCGCGCCGGCTGGCGGCAAGGCCAGCGTGGCCTCGCTGCACGGCTTGGCCGGCGTGCGCCACGCGGACGACGGTTACGACCTGCGCTGGGCTGGCGACGACGGCAGCGCCCTGGCGCTGAACCTGCGCCAGGGCAGCGGCAACGCCAGCGTAGACGTGGCCGCGCGCCAGCTGCAGCTGGCGCCGCTGCTGCCGTGGCTGGCGCTGAAGCCGGCGCTGTCGCCGGCGCTGGCGCAGTGGCTGGGCAGCGGCCATCCGCGCGGCGTGCTGGATCGGCTCGCGCTGCACTGGAGCCGCGCACAGGGCCTGCGTTCGGTCGAGCTGGCGTTCAGCGGCCTGGGCATCGACCCGGTCGGCAAGCTGCCGGGGCTGAGCCGCCTGCACGGCGAGTTGCGTGGCGACGCCGAGGCGCTGTCGCTGGAACTGCCTGCCCAGGCCACCACGCTGGCCTTCCCGCACACGTTCCGCCAGCCGTTCGTGCTGTCGCGTTTGGCCGGCACGCTGGCGTTCTGGCCGCAGGACGGCGACTGGCACATTGGCGTTGACGCACTGGACTTCAACGGCGCCGGCTACGCCGGCCAGGCCCGCGGCGAGCTGATGTTGCCGGCGCAGGGCGGCGCCCCGTTCATGGAGATGTACGCGAAGCTGACGCAGGCCGACGTGGTCGCCGCCAAGCTGTTCTGGCCGATCGACTCGATGTCACCCGGCACCGTTGCCTGGCTCGACCGCGCCCTGGTCGCCGGCCGTCTCGACCAGGCCGACGTGCTGCTGCGCGGCGACCTGCACGATTGGCCGTTCCGGAACAACGAAGGGCGCTTCGAGGCACGCGCGGTGATCAGCGACCTCACCCTCGACTACGGCAAGGGCTGGCCACACGCCGAAGGCGTCAGCGCGGTGGCCAACTTCATCGACAACGGCATGCTGGTCGAAGCCGACGGCGGCCACGCGCTGGGCGTGAAGGCGGAGCGGGCGGTCGCGCTGATCCCGGACTTCCATGACGCCCTGCTCGACCTCAACGTGCAGGGCAGCGGCAGCGGCGCCAGCCTGATGGAGTTCGTGCGCAAGAGCCCGATCGCCAGCCGCGAGGCCGACACCCTGGCCAAGCTGAAGCTGGGTGGCAGCGGCACGTTCGGCTTCCACCTGGCACTGCCGTTGAAGGAGGGTCTCGGCGAGCCGCGGCTGGACGGCCTGGCCGAGCTGAAGGACGCCGACCTCAGCGCGCCGGCGTGGAAACTCCAGCTGGACAAGCTCAACGGCCCGCTCAGCTTCGACCTGCACGGCATGCGCGCCGGCCCGCTGGACGCCGGCTTCCGCGGCCAGCCGTCGACCCTGCAACTGGCGATCGCCGGGGCCAACAGCGACCCGGCCACCGTGCTGTCGGCGCAGTTGCACGGCAACTACCGCCTGGCCGAGCTGGTGCAGGATTATCCGACCCTGGACTGGATCGGCAAGCTGGGCGACGGGCGTGGCGCGTTCGACATCGGCTTCACCATCGCCCGCGTGCCGGGTCGCGACGCGCTGGCGCAGACGCTCAGCGTCGACTCGCCGCTGGACGGCATCGCGCTGGAGCTGCCCGCGCCGCTGCACAAGCCGGCGGCGGCCAGCCTGCCGCTGCACCTGACGATGAGTCTGCCAATCGAGGGCAGCGAGCTGCGGCTCGGCCTGGGTGATGCGATGCGCGGCTACCTGCGCCTGGCCGACGCGCAGCGCCCGCTGGCCGGCACCCTTGCGTTCGGCAGCCGGGTGCCCGCGGAACTGCCATCGCGCGACCTGCGCATCCGCGGCCATGCCGGCCGGCTCGACGTCACCGGCTGGGTGCAGCACGTGGCGGCCGGCAGCGGCAGCGATGGGCCGGGGCTGGAGAGCCTGGAGGTCAGCGCCGACCAGACCGAGTGGTTCGGTCGCGAGCTGGGCGCGCTGAAACTGCATGCCACGCCGCAGGCGGATCTGCTCAGCGTGGACGTGGACGGCCCGGCGATGCTCGGCAACTACAGCATCCCGAGGCAGGAACTGGACAAGCGCGGCATCACCGCGCGGCTGAAGCGGCTGTACTGGCCGAAGGATCCCGGCGCCGAAGCCGCCAGCCATCCACCCAAGCCCGATGCCGGCGCCGCGCTGCCGGCCGCCGCGACACCGGCGGCGCCGGCGCCCGACCCGGCCAACACCGGGATCAACCCGGCGGCATTGCCGCCGTTCCACGTGTGGGTCGGCGACCTGCGCATGGGCGACGCGAAGCTCGGCGAGGCGCGCCTGGAAACCTGGCCGACCGCCGAGGGCCTGCACATCGAGCAGTTGCGCGCGTTGTCCAGCCGCGTGCAGATCACCGGCAGCGGCGACTGGAACGGCACTGCCAGCAACAGCCACACGCACATGAAGATCAACTTCGCCGCCGAGGATCTCGGCGCGATGCTGGGCGCACTCGGTTTCGACGGGCTGGTCAACGGCGGCAAGACGCGCGACCAGCTCGACGCCAGCTGGCCGGGCGCGCCCAGCGGGCTGTCGCTGGCCACCATGGACGGCACCCTCAGCATCCGCGTCGACGACGGCCGCATCCCCGAGGCAACCTCGCCCGGCGTGGGGCGGCTGCTCGGGCTGGTCTCGCTGACCGAGCTGCCGCGCCGGCTCACCCTGGATTTCGGCGACGTATTCGGCAAGGGGCTGGCGTTCGACTCGATCAGCGGCGACTTCAAGCTGGCCAACGGCAATGCCATCACCGACAACCTGTCGATCGTCGGCCCGGCCGCCAACATCAGCGTCAACGGCCGCACCGGCCTGCGCGCGCGCGACTACGACCAGCAGATGGTGGTGGTGCCGCACGTCGGCAACAGCCTGCCGCTGGTGGGCGCGATGGTCGGCGGCCCGGTCGGCGCCGCGGCAGGCTTCGCCGTGCAGGGCATTCTTGGCCGCGGCCTCAACCAGGCCGCCAGCGCGCGCTACCGCATCACCGGCAGCTGGGATGAGCCGGTGATCACCCTGGTCGAGAAGCGCGGCAGCATGCCCCCGCCGGCAGCGCCCTTGCTCAACCCCGCCGGCAGCCGGCCGGCTGCCGGCGGGGGCGCGACGCAGCTGCCTGCGCTCGGCCTGCCGGCAGCGGCCGGCAGCGCCGTGTTGCCGGCCGCGCCAAGCTCGGTTCCGCCGCCCGCCTCCAGGCTTTAA
- a CDS encoding amidase yields MKHSAVHLAAFVSTLLAASALAAEAATPETAYASIAQLQQRMDAGTLDSRQLTQALLDRIQRIDRSGPTLRAVIESNPEALALAGALDTKRTKAHGPLYGIPVLLKDNIDTGDRMLTTAGSLALIDAPAPRDAGLVERLRKAGALVLGKTNLSEWANFRSNHASSGWSGRGGQTKNPYVLDRNPCGSSAGSAAAVAAGLATAAIGSETDGSIICPAAMNGIVGIKPTLGLVSRSGIVPISHSQDTAGPMARSVADAAALLTVIAGSDPRDPATAEADRHATDYTKFLDPNGLRGKRIGVVRQLAGAEPNADRVLEQAIALMKAQGAIIVDPVKLPHLAELGEPEMTVLLYDFKHDIDAYLANRRGLKARTLADLVAFNQAHAGEEMPWFGQELFEQAEKKGPLSDKAYTDALAKAKRLSGPEGIDAALQAQHLDALLAPSWGPAFMTDPVLGDHIVSGDPTVGGASQPAAVAGYPSITVPAGFAHGLPVGIVLFGAKWSEPALISIAYGFEQHAGAWQPPQFLETVGGKPVATGKRP; encoded by the coding sequence GTGAAGCATTCAGCCGTCCATCTCGCCGCCTTCGTCTCCACCTTGCTTGCCGCCTCCGCACTGGCCGCCGAGGCCGCTACGCCGGAGACCGCCTACGCATCGATCGCGCAGCTGCAGCAGCGTATGGACGCCGGCACGCTGGACAGCCGCCAGCTGACCCAGGCGTTGCTCGACCGCATCCAGCGCATCGATCGCTCCGGCCCGACCCTGCGCGCGGTGATCGAGTCGAACCCCGAGGCGCTGGCGCTGGCCGGCGCGCTCGACACGAAGCGCACGAAGGCTCACGGCCCGCTGTACGGCATCCCGGTGCTGCTGAAGGACAACATCGACACCGGCGACCGCATGCTCACCACCGCCGGCTCACTGGCGCTCATCGACGCGCCGGCGCCGCGCGACGCCGGCCTGGTCGAACGGCTGCGCAAGGCCGGCGCGCTGGTGCTGGGCAAGACCAACCTCAGCGAGTGGGCCAACTTCCGCTCCAACCACGCCAGCAGCGGCTGGAGCGGACGCGGCGGGCAGACGAAGAACCCCTACGTGCTCGACCGCAACCCCTGCGGCTCCAGTGCCGGCTCCGCCGCCGCGGTGGCGGCCGGGCTGGCCACCGCGGCGATCGGCAGCGAGACCGACGGCTCGATCATCTGCCCCGCGGCGATGAATGGCATCGTCGGCATCAAGCCCACCCTGGGCCTGGTCAGCCGCAGCGGCATCGTGCCGATCAGCCACAGCCAGGACACCGCCGGCCCGATGGCGCGCAGCGTGGCCGACGCCGCCGCCCTGCTCACGGTGATCGCCGGCAGCGACCCGCGCGATCCGGCCACCGCCGAAGCGGACCGGCACGCCACCGACTACACCAAGTTCCTCGACCCGAACGGCCTGCGCGGCAAGCGCATCGGCGTGGTGCGCCAGCTCGCCGGCGCCGAGCCTAACGCCGACCGCGTGCTCGAGCAGGCGATCGCGCTGATGAAGGCGCAGGGCGCGATCATCGTCGACCCGGTCAAGCTGCCGCACCTGGCCGAGCTGGGCGAGCCGGAGATGACCGTGCTGCTGTACGACTTCAAGCACGACATCGACGCCTACCTCGCCAACCGCCGCGGCCTCAAGGCAAGGACGCTGGCCGACCTGGTCGCGTTCAACCAGGCACACGCCGGCGAGGAGATGCCCTGGTTCGGCCAGGAACTGTTCGAGCAGGCGGAGAAAAAGGGGCCGCTCAGCGACAAGGCGTACACGGATGCGCTGGCCAAGGCGAAGCGGCTGTCCGGGCCGGAGGGCATCGACGCCGCCTTGCAGGCACAACATCTGGACGCCCTGCTGGCGCCGTCGTGGGGTCCGGCCTTCATGACCGACCCGGTGCTCGGCGACCACATCGTCAGCGGCGACCCCACCGTGGGCGGCGCGTCGCAGCCGGCGGCCGTGGCCGGCTACCCCTCGATCACGGTACCCGCCGGCTTCGCCCACGGCCTGCCGGTGGGCATCGTGCTGTTCGGCGCGAAGTGGAGCGAGCCCGCGCTGATCTCGATCGCCTACGGCTTCGAGCAGCATGCCGGCGCGTGGCAGCCGCCGCAGTTCCTGGAGACGGTGGGCGGCAAGCCCGTGGCAACCGGAAAACGGCCGTAA
- a CDS encoding mismatch-specific DNA-glycosylase has protein sequence MAMPRRTERPILPDLLQPGLALVFCGTAAGRRSAAERAYYAHPGNLFWRALHASGLTPRLLAPAEFPLLPQFGIGLTDLAKRHSGNDDELPPDAFDAPALFARIERHAPRLLAFTSKNAARAALGHAVGYGLQGDTVGGTRLFVLPSPSGQARGYWDLAPWLALGELYHAARADV, from the coding sequence ATGGCCATGCCGCGGCGGACTGAGCGCCCGATCCTGCCCGACCTGCTGCAACCCGGGCTGGCGCTGGTGTTCTGCGGCACCGCTGCAGGCAGGCGCTCGGCCGCCGAGCGCGCCTACTACGCCCACCCTGGCAACCTGTTCTGGCGCGCGCTGCATGCGTCCGGCCTCACGCCGCGCCTGCTGGCGCCGGCGGAGTTTCCGCTGCTGCCGCAGTTCGGCATCGGCCTCACCGACCTGGCCAAGCGCCACAGCGGCAACGACGACGAGCTGCCGCCCGATGCGTTCGATGCGCCTGCCCTGTTCGCCCGGATCGAACGCCACGCTCCGCGCCTGCTCGCCTTCACCAGCAAGAACGCGGCGCGCGCCGCACTCGGCCATGCAGTCGGCTATGGCTTGCAGGGCGACACCGTCGGCGGCACGCGGCTGTTCGTGCTGCCCTCGCCATCCGGCCAGGCGCGCGGGTACTGGGACCTGGCGCCGTGGCTGGCACTGGGCGAGCTGTATCACGCTGCCCGGGCGGACGTGTAG
- the rng gene encoding ribonuclease G, whose translation MSEEILINVTPRETRVGVVENGMLQEVHVERASRRGYVGNIYKGRVQRVMPGMQAVFVEIGLERAAFLHASDIVRPAPAEGAESNGNGHLPSISELVHEGQEIVVQVVKDPISTKGARLSAHLSIPSRYLVLLPYARTLGISARIEDEAERQRLREVLTPLLGDTPLGYIVRTNAEGQSAESLAFDVTYLGKVWRVVQENIARAKVGERVYEELSLPLRSLRDMLNEDIEKVRVDSRATFENVVKFVHKFMPNLDDRVEHYDGERPIFDLYGVEDEMQRALKKEVPLKSGGYLIVDQTEAMTTIDVNTGAYLGTRNLEETVYRTNLEAAQAAARQLRLRNLGGIIIIDFIDMSDEEHKRQVLRMLGKGLARDHAKTTVYPMSALGLVEMTRKRTTESLARQLCEPCPACNGRGVLKTAETVTYEIFREITRAVRQFNARKLLVMASPAVVNRILEEESGAVAELEEFISKSIRFQAEEHYSQEQFDVVLL comes from the coding sequence GTGAGCGAAGAAATCCTGATCAACGTGACCCCGCGCGAGACGCGGGTCGGGGTGGTCGAGAACGGCATGCTGCAGGAGGTACACGTCGAGCGGGCGTCGCGGCGCGGCTATGTCGGCAACATCTACAAGGGTCGCGTGCAGCGGGTGATGCCGGGTATGCAGGCGGTGTTCGTGGAGATCGGGCTGGAGCGCGCGGCGTTCCTGCACGCCTCGGACATCGTGCGCCCGGCACCGGCCGAGGGCGCCGAGTCGAACGGCAACGGCCACCTGCCCTCGATCAGCGAACTGGTGCACGAAGGCCAGGAGATCGTGGTGCAGGTGGTCAAGGACCCGATCAGCACCAAGGGCGCGCGGCTGTCGGCGCACCTGTCGATCCCTTCGCGCTACCTGGTGCTGCTGCCGTACGCGCGCACGCTGGGCATTTCCGCGCGGATCGAGGACGAGGCCGAGCGCCAGCGCCTGCGCGAGGTACTGACCCCGCTGCTCGGCGACACTCCGCTGGGTTACATCGTGCGCACCAATGCCGAGGGGCAGAGCGCCGAGTCGCTGGCGTTCGACGTGACCTATCTCGGCAAGGTGTGGCGGGTGGTGCAGGAGAACATCGCCAGGGCGAAGGTCGGCGAGCGCGTGTACGAGGAATTGTCGCTGCCGCTGCGCAGCCTGCGCGACATGCTCAACGAGGACATCGAGAAGGTGCGGGTGGATTCGCGCGCGACGTTCGAGAACGTGGTCAAGTTCGTGCACAAGTTCATGCCGAACCTGGACGACCGCGTCGAGCACTACGACGGCGAACGGCCGATCTTCGACCTGTACGGCGTCGAGGACGAGATGCAGCGCGCGCTGAAGAAGGAAGTGCCGCTGAAATCCGGCGGCTACCTGATCGTCGACCAGACCGAGGCGATGACCACCATCGACGTCAACACCGGCGCCTACCTGGGCACGCGCAACCTGGAGGAAACCGTCTACCGCACCAACCTGGAGGCGGCGCAGGCGGCGGCGCGCCAGCTGCGCCTGCGCAACCTGGGCGGCATCATCATCATCGACTTCATCGACATGAGCGACGAGGAGCACAAGCGGCAGGTGCTGCGCATGCTCGGCAAGGGGCTGGCGCGCGACCACGCCAAGACCACGGTGTATCCGATGTCGGCGCTGGGCCTGGTCGAGATGACCCGCAAGCGCACCACCGAAAGCCTGGCCCGCCAGCTGTGCGAGCCGTGCCCGGCCTGCAACGGCCGCGGCGTGCTGAAGACCGCCGAAACGGTGACCTACGAGATCTTCCGCGAGATCACCCGCGCGGTGCGCCAGTTCAACGCGCGGAAGCTGCTGGTGATGGCCAGCCCGGCGGTGGTCAACCGGATCCTGGAAGAGGAATCCGGCGCGGTGGCCGAACTGGAAGAGTTCATCTCCAAAAGCATACGCTTCCAGGCCGAAGAGCATTATTCGCAGGAACAGTTTGATGTCGTGTTGCTGTAA